One genomic window of Monodelphis domestica isolate mMonDom1 chromosome 1, mMonDom1.pri, whole genome shotgun sequence includes the following:
- the LOC107650783 gene encoding butyrophilin-like protein 3, giving the protein MLNVLALLCPIQVFHNFEHHFLLISILSLIELASGQFQVIGPNNPIQALIGEDVLFSCHISPKMNVKNMEVRFFRNQFSSVLLLYKDGKEIDERQMQEYQGRTQFMQDAITEGTVSLKLKNIVSSDMAKYGCWFSSKTFYEEYTWELQVVALGSTPLISLEGNRDGGILLVCQSSGWLPQPKIQWRYDPDQYLLLNYTVNQDDHGLFSIKTTLTIKEHSNKNISCLVLNLALGQMKESRLQIADHFYQITFWRNAFIIMMLPFLAALIFLFCTNKKQGKIKKKLELMEKLKEAEWITATEHAVEVTLDPDTAHHKLHVSEDQKSVTHEDGVIYEDNGLENNIRFQFPCVMASQSFSSGKHYWEVEVGKMKKWYLGVCWNDVTREKEKVMFSPDKGYWILGLWNKSEYFTYTPYRKALRFSVEPHRVGVFINYEAKEISFFNVNDRSHIYTFTNCDFKGKALYPCFCPHKSDSPEHPIPMSISTVLLSMSSENDNSEGTILSSSNDDDSGLQMTACLLPSISCHPKRL; this is encoded by the exons ATGTTGAATGTCCTAGCTCTCCTGTGCCCCATTCAAGTCTTCCATAACTTTGAGCAccacttcctcctcatctctattcTTAGCCTCATAGAACTGGCATCAG GTCAGTTTCAGGTGATTGGCCCAAACAACCCTATTCAGGCTTTGATAGGAGAAGATGTTCTCTTCTCCTGCCATATCTCTCCCAAGATGAATGTGAAGAACATGGAAGTGAGGTTCTTCAGAAACCAATTCTCTTCTGTGCTACTTCTATACAAGGATGGAAAAGAAATAGATGAGAGGCAAAtgcaagaatatcaaggaagaaCCCAGTTTATGCAAGATGCCATCACTGAAGGGACAGTCTCTTTAAAACTGAAGAATATAGTCTCTTCAGACATGGCAAAATATGGATGTTGGTTCAGTTCCAAAACTTTCTACGAGGAGTATACTTGGGAGCTACAGGTAGTAg CTCTTGGGTCAACCCCTCTTATCTCCCTTGAGGGAAACAGAGATGGAGGGATATTGCTGGTTTGTCAATCATCTGGATGGTTGCCTCAGCCCAAAATACAATGGAGATATGATCCAGATCAATATTTATTACTAAACTACACAGTGAACCAAGATGATCATGGCCTCTTTTCCATAAAAACCACACTTACTATAAAAGAACATTCCAATAAGAATATTTCATGTTTAGTACTGAACCTTGCCCTTGGACAAATGAAGGAATCCAGACTACAGATAGCAG ATCACTTTTACCAGATCACCTTTTGGAGAAACGCTTTCATTATAATGATGCTTCCATTCTTGGCTgcccttatttttctcttttgtaccaACAAAAAACAAG ggaaaattaagaaaaaattag AACTGATGGAAAAACTGAAAGAGGCAG AATGGATCACAGCCACTGAACACGCAG TGGAAGTTACTCTGGATCCAGATACTGCTCATCACAAACTCCATGTATCTGAAGATCAGAAATCAGTGACACATGAAGACGGGGTGATATATGAAGACAACGGACTTGAAAATAATATAAGATTTCAGTTTCCATGTGTAATGGCCTCACAGAGTTTCTCCTCTGGGAAACATTACTGGGAGGTGGAGGTTGGGAAGATGAAGAAGTGGTACCTGGGGGTATGTTGGAATGATGTGaccagggagaaagagaaagtcaTGTTCTCCCCTGACAAAGGCTACTGGATTTTGGGTCTATGGAATAAATCTGAGTATTTTACGTACACCCCCTATAGAAAAGCCCTCCGTTTCTCAGTAGAGCCCCATAGAGTAGGAGTTTTCATAAACTATGAAGCCAAAGAAATCTCTTTCTTCAATGTGAATGATAGATCACACATTTACACATTCACTAATTGTGATTTTAAGGGGAAAGCCCTCTACCCATGCTTCTGTCCTCATAAAAGTGATAGTCCGGAACATCCAATCCCCATGTCGATTTCTACAGTGTTATTATCTATGTCTTCAGAAAATGATAATTCTGAAGGCACCATATTGTCCTCTAGTAATGATGATGACTCAGGCCTACAGATGACTGCATGCCTCCTTCCTAGCATCTCTTGCCACCCCAAGAGACTTTAA